One region of Tumebacillus amylolyticus genomic DNA includes:
- the rnhC gene encoding ribonuclease HIII yields the protein MKIVDLATASRRAEQLCQEHGLELLEQKDIPYGRQFKVRTGGSTAQLNIYFGKKGLKLVVQGGDNATKAALEEVTAAMEGRSAGVASGAVKKEKKALPEVTAVYDEPWIGTDESGKGDFFGPLVTAGVIVDPEAVPLLQSLGVDDSKKITDKKIPGMAEEIRKICFGKYKVLQINPAKYNELYGKMKNLNVLLAWTHAAVIEDLLEKHDVKLAIADKFGDEKYINDKLKTKGKGIHLIQVPKAEQNIAVAAASILARDALLKWSNGAKKQYGLTLPKGASSLVIQAGKSYVKEHGKDALVNVAKLHFKTTEDVLL from the coding sequence GTGAAGATTGTGGACTTGGCCACCGCCAGCCGGCGGGCTGAACAACTCTGCCAAGAGCACGGCTTGGAACTGCTTGAGCAAAAAGACATCCCCTACGGCCGTCAATTCAAAGTGCGCACCGGAGGTTCCACTGCGCAGCTCAACATCTATTTCGGGAAAAAAGGGTTGAAGCTCGTGGTTCAAGGCGGAGACAACGCGACCAAAGCGGCGCTGGAAGAAGTGACCGCCGCGATGGAGGGACGGAGCGCGGGTGTTGCGTCCGGGGCTGTGAAGAAGGAGAAAAAAGCGCTCCCCGAAGTGACCGCCGTGTACGACGAACCTTGGATCGGGACGGACGAGAGTGGGAAGGGGGACTTTTTTGGCCCTCTAGTGACAGCGGGGGTTATCGTCGATCCCGAGGCTGTGCCGCTTTTGCAATCCCTTGGCGTAGACGACAGCAAGAAGATCACCGACAAAAAAATCCCCGGCATGGCCGAGGAGATTCGCAAGATTTGTTTCGGGAAGTACAAAGTCTTGCAAATCAACCCGGCGAAGTACAACGAGTTGTACGGTAAGATGAAGAACTTGAACGTGTTGCTGGCGTGGACTCATGCGGCGGTTATCGAAGACCTGCTAGAGAAGCATGACGTGAAACTCGCCATCGCGGATAAGTTTGGCGACGAGAAGTACATTAACGACAAACTGAAGACCAAGGGCAAGGGCATCCATCTGATCCAAGTCCCTAAGGCGGAACAAAACATCGCGGTCGCCGCCGCTTCGATTCTGGCGCGTGATGCACTGCTGAAGTGGAGCAATGGGGCTAAAAAGCAATATGGACTCACCCTGCCAAAAGGGGCGTCCTCACTCGTTATCCAAGCGGGGAAGTCCTACGTCAAAGAACACGGTAAGGATGCACTCGTCAACGTGGCGAAACTGCATTTTAAGACGACGGAGGACGTTTTGCTGTAG
- a CDS encoding amino acid ABC transporter substrate-binding protein yields MKKKFALLATSVLALSLTLTACGTSDNGTKTGDTTASKNLLDQVKSAGVLKIGTEGTYAPYTFHAQDGSLTGFDIEVANEVAKRIGVKAQYVETQWDGMFAGLDAKRFDMIANEVGIRPDRQEKYDFSDPYIVSKAVLVTSKDNTDIKSFADLKGKKAAQSLTSNLTDIAKQNGAEIVGVEGFNQAIDMLVSKRVEATVNDGLSYLDLMKQKPDLPLKKVDEQADGAKNGMMFRKDSKELVDAVNKALTDIKSDGTYLKISQKYFGADVSK; encoded by the coding sequence ATGAAGAAAAAATTCGCACTTCTCGCGACTTCCGTATTGGCACTTTCCCTCACCTTGACCGCATGCGGTACGTCTGACAACGGCACCAAAACGGGCGACACGACCGCTTCCAAAAACCTGCTCGACCAAGTCAAATCCGCCGGCGTACTCAAGATCGGCACCGAAGGCACCTACGCACCGTACACGTTCCACGCCCAAGACGGCAGCCTCACCGGCTTCGACATCGAAGTCGCCAACGAAGTGGCGAAGCGCATCGGCGTCAAAGCTCAATACGTCGAAACCCAATGGGACGGCATGTTCGCAGGTCTTGATGCCAAGCGCTTCGACATGATCGCCAACGAAGTCGGCATCCGCCCGGACCGTCAAGAGAAGTACGACTTCTCCGACCCGTACATCGTCTCCAAAGCCGTTCTCGTCACCTCCAAAGACAACACCGACATCAAGTCGTTCGCCGACCTGAAAGGGAAAAAAGCAGCGCAATCCCTCACCTCCAACCTGACCGACATCGCGAAGCAAAACGGTGCGGAGATCGTCGGCGTAGAAGGCTTCAACCAGGCCATCGACATGCTGGTCTCGAAGCGCGTGGAAGCAACCGTCAACGACGGCCTCTCCTACCTCGACCTGATGAAGCAAAAACCGGACCTCCCGCTCAAGAAAGTTGACGAGCAAGCGGACGGCGCGAAAAACGGCATGATGTTCCGCAAAGACAGCAAAGAACTGGTCGACGCGGTCAACAAAGCGCTCACCGACATCAAATCGGACGGCACCTACCTCAAGATCTCGCAAAAATACTTCGGCGCTGACGTCTCCAAGTAA
- a CDS encoding amino acid ABC transporter ATP-binding protein, protein MIEIRNLHKSFDHLHILKGIDLEVQGGETVVIIGPSGSGKTTLLRCLNLLEMPTSGTVELGTRTLEFSPDKSVPKSEVLALRRETGMVFQSYNLFPHKTALENLMEGQITVLGRSKAEAREKAQHLLEKVGLADRADMYPHQLSGGQQQRVGIARAMAMDPKVLLFDEPTSALDPELVGEVLKVMKELAQEGMTMVVVTHEMKFAEDVADKVVFIDGGVVVEQGPPAEIFGAAKHERTKQFLNKLNL, encoded by the coding sequence ATGATAGAAATTCGCAACCTGCACAAATCGTTCGACCACCTGCACATCCTCAAAGGCATCGACCTTGAGGTCCAAGGTGGCGAAACGGTCGTCATCATCGGCCCGTCCGGTTCCGGCAAGACGACGCTTTTGCGCTGTTTGAATCTGTTGGAGATGCCCACGTCCGGCACGGTTGAGCTGGGCACGCGCACGTTGGAGTTCTCCCCCGACAAGTCGGTTCCCAAAAGCGAAGTCCTCGCCCTGCGCCGCGAAACGGGCATGGTGTTCCAAAGCTACAACCTCTTCCCGCACAAAACCGCGCTGGAGAATCTCATGGAAGGCCAGATCACCGTCCTCGGTCGCAGCAAGGCCGAAGCCCGTGAGAAAGCCCAACACCTCTTGGAAAAAGTCGGCTTGGCCGATCGCGCCGACATGTACCCGCACCAACTCTCCGGCGGCCAGCAACAGCGCGTCGGGATCGCCCGCGCCATGGCGATGGACCCCAAAGTCTTGCTGTTCGACGAGCCTACCTCAGCCCTCGACCCCGAGTTGGTCGGAGAAGTCTTGAAGGTTATGAAGGAACTCGCCCAAGAAGGCATGACGATGGTCGTCGTGACGCATGAGATGAAGTTTGCCGAGGACGTGGCAGACAAAGTCGTGTTCATCGACGGAGGTGTCGTCGTGGAGCAAGGACCTCCGGCGGAAATCTTCGGTGCGGCGAAGCACGAGCGGACGAAGCAGTTTTTGAACAAGCTAAATTTGTAG
- a CDS encoding VanZ family protein: MGKIVSRGLLALYVVLLIWLVLFKLSFHISSVLDYHHRSLNLVPFAAPSKVDGSINFGEMIFNVVFFIPLGLLLNVNFKKIRLLPKFYSVLLFSITAELIQYIFAIGATDITDVITNTVGGILGLTLYSSITKYIDNKKIDLIIISVGILLLVLFISMEASHLFNRRLLR, encoded by the coding sequence ATGGGAAAAATAGTATCTAGAGGATTGCTAGCTTTATATGTAGTGCTACTAATCTGGTTAGTGTTATTCAAATTATCATTCCATATTTCGTCAGTACTTGATTATCACCATAGAAGCCTTAACTTGGTTCCATTTGCTGCTCCTTCAAAGGTAGACGGTAGCATTAATTTCGGAGAAATGATATTCAATGTAGTATTCTTCATTCCTTTGGGTTTGCTTCTGAATGTAAACTTCAAAAAAATTAGATTATTACCTAAGTTTTATTCCGTACTGCTTTTTAGCATTACTGCTGAATTGATTCAATATATCTTCGCTATTGGAGCGACAGATATAACAGATGTAATTACAAATACTGTTGGGGGCATTCTTGGACTGACACTCTATAGTTCCATTACTAAGTATATTGATAATAAGAAAATAGACTTAATTATTATTTCCGTTGGCATACTTTTGCTCGTGTTATTTATCTCGATGGAAGCTAGTCATCTTTTCAACCGAAGGCTCCTAAGATAA
- a CDS encoding amino acid ABC transporter permease, giving the protein MDDRTQRILDILSTSFWPLLKAGVEFTVPLAIISFVLGLLLALLTALARLSGNRVLSGIASFYVWIIRGTPLLVQLFIIFYGLPSIGVTLAAFPSAVIGFTLSVGAYGSEIIRAAIQSVPRGQWEAAYSIGMTYRQALRRIIIPQATRVAVPPLANSFISLVKDTSLAAAITMTEMFRVAQQITAMTYEPLVLYSEAAVIYLLFSTVLSWLQSWLEVRFSRHVAK; this is encoded by the coding sequence ATGGATGACCGTACCCAACGCATCCTCGATATTTTGAGCACCTCGTTCTGGCCGCTTCTCAAAGCCGGAGTCGAGTTCACCGTACCTCTTGCGATCATCTCCTTCGTGCTGGGCCTGCTGCTAGCGTTGTTGACGGCGCTGGCCCGGCTGTCGGGGAATCGCGTTCTCTCCGGGATCGCTTCCTTTTATGTGTGGATCATTCGCGGGACGCCCTTGCTCGTGCAATTGTTCATTATTTTTTATGGGCTCCCGTCGATCGGCGTCACACTCGCCGCGTTTCCCTCTGCGGTGATCGGCTTCACCCTGTCGGTCGGCGCCTACGGTTCGGAGATCATCCGCGCCGCGATCCAATCGGTTCCGCGCGGGCAATGGGAAGCGGCGTACTCGATCGGCATGACTTATCGCCAAGCTCTGCGCCGCATCATCATTCCGCAAGCGACCCGCGTCGCCGTCCCGCCGCTCGCCAACTCCTTCATCTCGTTGGTCAAAGACACGTCGCTGGCAGCCGCGATCACGATGACGGAGATGTTCCGCGTGGCGCAACAGATTACGGCGATGACGTATGAACCGTTGGTTTTGTATTCCGAAGCGGCCGTGATCTACCTGCTGTTCTCCACCGTCCTGTCGTGGCTGCAAAGCTGGTTGGAAGTTCGCTTCTCCCGCCACGTGGCGAAGTAA